In one window of Bacteroidales bacterium DNA:
- the kdsB gene encoding 3-deoxy-manno-octulosonate cytidylyltransferase produces MKILGVIPARFASTRFPGKPLAEISGKPMIQWVYERTSKVFEDVYVATDDERIQKAVVAFGGLVVMTSTEHQSGTDRCAEALNIIEKEVNTKFDIVINVQGDEPFIQPEQLKKVANCFNDPAVQLATLVKQFSNSEDIFNPNSPKVILNLKKEAIYFSRSVIPFVRKKEKSEWQQNYPFYKHIGLYAYRCNVLREITKLTQSPLELAESLEQLRWIENGYRIRVEETDMETLAVDTPEDLERVKEFAKTVLK; encoded by the coding sequence ATGAAAATACTTGGAGTTATCCCAGCCCGCTTTGCTTCAACCCGATTTCCGGGAAAACCTCTTGCTGAGATTTCTGGCAAACCAATGATTCAATGGGTTTATGAGCGTACATCTAAGGTTTTTGAGGATGTTTATGTTGCAACTGACGATGAGCGCATTCAGAAAGCGGTAGTGGCATTTGGGGGACTAGTCGTAATGACATCAACAGAGCATCAAAGCGGAACAGACAGGTGTGCTGAAGCTCTTAACATAATTGAGAAAGAAGTTAATACTAAGTTTGATATTGTTATAAATGTACAGGGTGATGAACCTTTCATCCAACCAGAACAACTTAAAAAGGTTGCCAACTGTTTTAACGATCCAGCTGTTCAACTCGCAACGCTTGTAAAACAGTTCTCGAATAGCGAAGATATTTTCAATCCCAATAGCCCAAAGGTGATATTAAACTTAAAAAAGGAGGCTATATATTTTAGCCGATCTGTAATTCCTTTTGTTAGAAAAAAGGAGAAGTCTGAATGGCAACAAAACTATCCATTTTATAAGCATATTGGCCTTTATGCATATCGCTGCAATGTTTTAAGGGAGATAACCAAACTAACCCAATCGCCCCTTGAACTAGCAGAATCGTTAGAACAACTACGATGGATCGAAAACGGATATCGAATTCGAGTTGAGGAAACAGATATGGAAACCCTAGCCGTTGATACCCCAGAGGATTTAGAAAGGGTGAAGGAGTTTGCGAAAACTGTTTTAAAATAA
- a CDS encoding endonuclease/exonuclease/phosphatase family protein — translation MKSKGVLKVLIIVLVLGLFIVENAFTQGKKQYKVGCVAFYNLENLFDTIPGSNDVQFTPDGVNKWNYEKYNQKLDHMSTVISQIGSEMFPGGPALIGVSEIENRSVVEDLVNTPKLKASKYSFVHYESPDRRGIDVALLYRKDFFRVVSSRSVRLIRKDDTTWRSRDQLVVSGMFDNELIHIIVNHWPSRSGGEKRSQPFRQAAAELTKSIVDSIFKTDINSKIFIMGDLNDDPVNSSLTNSLTAKGNMDDVKKGELFNPMWKLFKDGTGSIAYQDTWSLFDQIIVSEPLLGSDKSTLKFFKAKVFNSPLVLQKEGQFKGYPLRTYVGNTWQGGYSDHLPVYVFILKEK, via the coding sequence ATGAAATCGAAGGGTGTGCTAAAGGTTTTAATTATTGTATTGGTTTTGGGTTTATTCATTGTCGAAAATGCATTTACCCAAGGTAAAAAACAGTACAAAGTGGGTTGTGTTGCTTTTTATAATCTTGAAAATCTATTTGATACAATTCCGGGTTCAAACGATGTTCAATTTACCCCAGATGGTGTTAATAAATGGAATTACGAGAAGTACAATCAAAAACTCGATCACATGTCAACGGTTATTTCTCAGATTGGTTCTGAAATGTTTCCAGGAGGGCCAGCGTTGATTGGAGTAAGCGAAATTGAGAATCGTTCTGTGGTTGAGGATTTGGTAAATACTCCCAAACTAAAAGCTTCAAAGTATAGTTTTGTACATTATGAATCGCCAGATAGGAGAGGTATAGATGTTGCTCTTCTTTATCGCAAAGATTTCTTCAGGGTTGTTTCCAGCCGTTCGGTTCGGTTAATACGTAAAGATGACACAACATGGAGATCCCGAGATCAACTTGTTGTTAGCGGAATGTTCGACAATGAACTTATCCATATTATTGTAAACCATTGGCCATCGAGGAGTGGAGGAGAAAAAAGAAGTCAACCCTTCCGCCAAGCGGCGGCTGAGCTAACAAAATCAATTGTAGACTCGATATTCAAAACCGATATAAACTCTAAAATATTCATCATGGGCGATTTAAATGATGATCCCGTGAATAGTAGCTTAACCAATTCTCTTACGGCAAAAGGGAATATGGATGATGTAAAGAAAGGAGAACTTTTTAACCCAATGTGGAAGCTATTTAAAGATGGTACTGGCTCAATAGCATATCAGGACACATGGAGTTTATTCGATCAAATAATAGTTTCAGAACCTCTTTTGGGTAGCGATAAATCAACCCTCAAATTTTTCAAAGCCAAAGTTTTTAATTCTCCGCTTGTATTGCAGAAAGAAGGGCAATTTAAGGGGTATCCACTACGCACCTATGTTGGTAATACATGGCAAGGAGGATATTCTGATCACTTACCAGTGTATGTATTTATTTTAAAGGAGAAGTAA